Proteins from a genomic interval of Chelonoidis abingdonii isolate Lonesome George chromosome 7, CheloAbing_2.0, whole genome shotgun sequence:
- the LOC116839894 gene encoding 14 kDa phosphohistidine phosphatase-like: MAGQLESVRGVEIDPDGTFKYILVRVQRAGGAEHRDIVRGTAAAEFHNHIFEKVNPEMEKLGFECKCLGGGKIDHNSKDKKIRVFGLSTGYGKADHAVTVEILKKVYQDYEITWSDDKK, from the exons ATGGCCGGGCAGCTAGAGTCGGTGCGCGGGGTGGAGATCGATCCGGACGGCACGTTCAAGTACATCCTGGTGCGGGTGCAGCGCGCGGGGGGAGCTGAGCACCGGGACATCGTCAGGGGCACCGCGGCCGCCGAGTTCCACA atcatatatttgaaaaagtaaacCCTGAAATGGAAAAGTTGGGCTTTGAATGCAAGTGCCTTGGAGGAGGAAAAATTGACCATAATAGCAAAGACAAGAAAATAAGGGTATTTGGTCTCTCCACA GGATATGGTAAAGCAGATCATGCAGTGACTGTAGAAATACTGAAAAAAGTATACCAAGACTATGAAATCACTTGGTCAGATGACAAGAAATGA